The DNA region AGGCCGTAGTTCATGTAAATGATGCGTCAAGAGCAGTGACAGTGGTTGGTGACTTGCTCCAGAAAGAAACATCGGCCGGGTATAAGAAAGCAATCAAAGAAGACTATGATGTCTTCAGGGATAAGTTCCTGAGCCGAACAAAAAAGAAGGAGTACAAAACTATAGAAGCTGCAAGAGAGAACCGATTTAAAATTGATTGGGATGCTTCGGAAATCGTAAAGCCTAAGGAGTTAGGTATTCAGGTTATTGAAGATATTGATTTAGAGAAGTTGGTTCCTTTTATAGATTGGACACCTTTTTTTAGAAGTTGGGAACTGCACGGAAAGTATCCTGATATTTTAACGGATGAGGTTGTGGGCGAACAAGCAACAGAGCTTTTTGCCGATGCTCAGAAAATGTTGAATGATATTCTAAAGGATAAAAAGTTAACGGGAAAAGGGGTGTTCGGTATCTTTCCTGCCAATACGCTGGAAAACTATGATGATATAGAGGTTGATGTAGAGGACGGTAATGAAACGAAGAAGTATACGTTTAGAACGTTACGTCAGCAATTGCAAAGAAGAGAGGGCGTGCCAGATTATGCTTTATCCGATTTTATTGCGCCAAAAGAATCCGGTAAACAGGATTATGTAGGCTGCTTCTGTGTAACTACAGGTTTCGGAACCGATGAATTGGCGGATACGTATCGTGAAAATTTGGATGATTACAATTCCATTTTGGTAAAAGCTTTAAGTGATCGTCTGGCCGAAGCTTTTGCAGAGTACCTGCATTTAGAGGTGCGAACAAAGCACTGGGGCTATGCTTCTGATGAGCATTTAGAAAATGATGAATTGATAGATGAAAAATACAAGGGTATTCGTCCTGCACCTGGGTATCCTGCTTGTCCGGATCATTTAGAAAAGTTAACCCTTTGGGATATGCTAAAGGTGGAGGAGCGTATAGGTGTAAAATTAACGGATAGTTTGGCCATGTGGCCCGCCTCATCAGTCTCAGGGTATTACTTTGGTAATGCGGAATCTAGATATTTTGGATTAGGAAAAATAAAAGAGGACCAAGTAGAAGACTTTGCTGAGCGCAGAGGCATCACGGTAGAGAAAGCTACAAAATGGTTAGCTCCTAATATTGCCGATGATTGATATGAAAAAATTTATAGAAGTGGGCATGGGCAGTTTTATGATAAGCCATGGATACGACCAAAAAAATAATGAAATTGAAGAAAGAGTAGTTGTTGATGGATTTTCTAAAAAATTGGTTGCGGTGAATCGTATTAAGTCGGTAAGTGAAAAATATATCCTGACCGATTATTTAGATGGCCGATGGATTTATTGGGAGTACGAAGAAAGTTATGAAGAGGTGAAACAGATGCTTTCAGACGCTTATTAGATTTAAGAGAAAAAATGCGTTAGGGATAGAAGCGGTATCTTTTTAAAGTCCGTTAGGATTTGAAAAATTTAGCGAATAGCCCGCTCGAACGCCATAAAATAAAATACAAATTAAATTTTCCTGAAAACAGGGTAGCATACATGAAAATAACGGACCACATAAAGAAAGCAAAAGGCAAAACTTTATTTTCTTTTGAAATTATACCACCGGTAAAAGGGCATCAGATTCAACAGCTTTACGATAATATTGATCCTTTAATGGATTTTAAGCCTCCGTTTATTGATGTGACTACTTCTCGTGAGGAGTATGTGTATATTGATCGTGATGGTCTTTTGGATAAAAAACTGACTCGTATGCGTCCCGGTACCGTGGGGATCTGTGCTTCCATAAAACATAAATATGATGTAGATACCGTGCCACATGTGCTTTGTGGTGGTTTTACCAGAGAAGAGACCGAGTATCTTTTAGTAGATTGCCACTATTTAGGTATTGACAATATTATGGCCTTACGTGGAGATGCCATGAAAGATGAGAAATATTTTCAGCCCACAAAAGGGGGTCATACGTATGCTGTAGATTTGGTAAAACAAGTTCATGATTTGAATTGTGGTAACTATTTGCATGATACGGTGGACAGTGATAACTGTGCCGATTTTTGTATTGGGGTAGCGGGCTATCCTGAAAAACATTTAGAGGCACCTTCTTTAAAATCTGATTTAAAGAGATTGAAAGAAAAAGTAGATGCCGGTGCCGATTATGTGGTAACGCAGATGTTTTTTGATAACCAGAAGTATTTTGAATTTGTAGAAGAGGCGAAGAAAATGGGCATTACCATCCCTATTATTCCGGGTATAAAGCCTATTGCTGTAAAGAAGCACTTGCAGTTGTTGCCACAGGTCTTTAGAATAGATTTGCCACAGGATTTGATTGATGCGGTAGACAATTGTGCCACGAACAAAGATGTGCGCCAGGTTGGTGTGGAGTGGGCCATTCAACAATCTAAAGAACTAAAAGAGGCTGGCGTACCTGTACTTCACTATTACTCAATGGGTAAGTCCGATAATATTAAGGCTATTGCCGAACAGATATTTTAGAAATTTTACCATTGTAGGAAAATATTAGCAATCCTTGGGTTTAAAATAACGAATAGTATTATTTTTGCGCTCCATGAACCCAAGGGTGTTTTTATTTTTTCTGATGTGTGTCGGTTTTTGTTTTGCGCAAGAGCCCGAAAGAATCCACAGCTATACGTTTGATGCGAACCAATTTTACGGTTCTATTATCCTTCATAATCCTGATATTTCGCATTTAATTACGGACCACCCTGCGGGTATTATACTAGCGTACAACAGAAAGACCTATGGTCTTGAAGAGTGGCAGCAGTTATACAATTACCCAGATGTTGGGGCCTCCTTCATTTATCAGAACACCAATAGTTCTACCTTGGGTGAAGCCTACGGAGTATATGCTCATTTCAATTTTTACTTTTTAAAGCGGAACCTGCAGTTTAGAGTGGGGCAGGGCGTGGCATATATGACCAACCCCTATGATAGGGAAACCAATTTTAGGAACAATGCGTATGGTTCCAAGTTGTTGAGTTCAACCTACGCCATGATAAACTACCATAAAGAGAACATATACAAAGGCTTGGGTTTTAAAGCGGGTATTTCTATCATGCACTATTCAAATGCGAATGTAAAAGCACCCAACACGTCAACCAACACCTTTGCTTTTAACGCAGGTATAACTTACACTTTAGAAGGTAAGGATACTGAATATATTCATCGTGAGAAAGTGAAGGTTACTGAGCCTATTCGTTATAATTTGGCGTTTAGAACGGGAATAAACGAGAGTGATAATATTGGTCATGGTCAGTATCCGTTTTATATTTTTTCGGGTTATGCCGATAAAAGATTAGGCCGCAAAAGCGCATTACAATTGGGAGCAGACGTGTTCTTTAGTAATTTCTTGAAAGAACTGATAGAATATCAATCCATTGCTTTTCCTGAAAATAATATAGATGCCGATACGGATTTTAAACGTGTTGGAGTCTTTGTAGGTCATGAACTGTTCATTAATAAACTATCCATTGAAACCCAATTGGGGTATTACGTGTATTATCCTTTTGATTTTGAGGGAAGGGTCTATAACCGTTTTAGTTTGAAACGTTATTTTGGAGATAAAATATTTGGGGCGGTTAGCTTAAAATCCCATGGGGCTGCCGCGGAAGCAGTAGAATTTGGTATAGGCATACGGTTGTAAAGAGGGGCGAAAGATGATAAGAGAAACAAAAAATAGGGATAACAAAACTGTACTTTTAGCAATAGCAAAGTGGGTGCACGCATCTCGTTTTTTAATAATTCTGTCCGGCATTGTTCTTTTTATTTCGTGTAATGGAGAAAATGCTTCGGATTGTTTTCAAAATACTGGTGATACGGTTCGGGAAGAAGTTACCGTTGAAAATTTCACCAAAATTACTGTTTATGAGAACGTGACCATGATCTTGAAACAGGGAGATGAACAAAAAGTAGAACTTGAAACAGGGAGCGTTTTGCGAAACGAGGTTACGGCTGAGGTTTTAGACGGACGATTGCTATTGAGAGACACGAACGACTGTAATTATTTTAGGGATTATGGAGTGACTAAAATTTACGTGACTTCACCCAATATTACGGAAATACGGAGCAGTACGGGCTGGCCTATAACAAGTGATGGAGTTTTGGCTTATCCGCAGTTGTCACTTGTATCGGAAAGCTTTATTGATGCATCATCTGAAACTACAGATGGCGAGTTTGATCTAGAGGTAGATACTGAAACGTTGAGCGTTGTAGTAAACGGTATTGCTTATTTTAAACTGAAAGGGGCTGCCGTAGACTTGAACCTGACAATAGCAGCCGGTGATTCCCGTATTGAGGCGGAGAACCTTATTGCCCAAAATGTGAATCTAAATCACCGAGGCTCAAACGATATGTTTATCAATCCGCAACAATCTATAAAAGGTGTTATTCGTGGGGTTGGTGATGTGTTCTGTTCAAACCGACCAGCTGAAATTGATGTGGAAGAGCTGTACAAAGGGCGTTTGGTATTTGAGTAATTCCTTTTGAGCTAAAACTTCTATCTACATTATTGATAAGGCATAAATGCAATCTGTAACTTTGCATTGACCAAAACCGCATATGCATCCCATTAAAAAATATCTAACGAATCTGTTCGCTAAAAAACGTGTTTTAGGTGATAATCCGTCACTAAACGGGTTGGTGTCTGCAGATACGCTTCTTGCTAATTTGGTTGAAGAGAAAAAAGTCCCAGGTTTGGCAATCACAGTTCTAAAAAAAGGATCGGTTTTTTTTCAAAAAGGATATGGTTTTGCCAATAGGGAAGAGGGAACACGTGTAAATCCGGAAACCTCGGTTTTTAGAATTGCGAGTGTTTCAAAGCCTATTGCCGCCACTGCTTTGGCATATATGGTCAATGAAAAGTTGATTGATTTGGATGCTTTTTTTTATACCTATGTACCGTATTATCCCAAGAAAAAATATGATTTCACTATTCGGCAATTGGCGAGCCATACCGCTGGAATCCGCGGATATCGTGGTATAGAATATGGCCTTAACAAACCATATTCCATAAAGGAAAGTATCGGTATTTTTAAAGACGATGAGCTCCTTTTCGAGCCCGGAACGGATTATCTGTATAACAGTTTTGATTGGGTGCTGATTTCCCTTGCGATGCAAGAAGCAAGTGGAATTGCTTTTGAAGAATATGTGGAGCAGAAGGTATTGAGGCCTTTAAGAATGGACCATACGTTTTGGCCTGTCTTTAACTGCGCTCAGTCTGGCCTAACTGATGAGTTGGGGCAAACGCAAATGGCGTTTGAAGAGGAAAAGGAAACATCAGTTCGGGAACAGTCGAGTTCTGATGGAAATACAGGAGCATCAGTTCAAGCACAGTCGAGTTCTGATGGAAATACAGGAGCATCAGTTCAAGCACAGTCGAGTTCTGATGGATATTCAGGAGCGTCAGTTCGAGCACAGTCGAGTTCTGATGGATATTCAGGAGCGTCAGTTCGAGCACAGTCGAGTTCTGATGGATATTCAGGAGCGTCAGTTCGAGCGCAGTCGAGAACAAGCGATGTGGTCAAGTTTTACTCCAAGAACAAAATAGGTTTTAGGGAAGCTATTCCTGTAGATAATTTTTATAAACTAGCAGGTGGAGGGTTTCTTTCTACAACCAAGGATATTGCTAAATTCGGACAAGCTTATCTAGAAGGTAAGGTATTGAACAAGGAACTTAGAAAGGAGTTTCTATCGGCGCAAAAGGTCAATGGAGCCTCAGTTTATTACGGTTTGGGCTGGCAAGTAAGTGAAGATGCAAAAGGAAGACCTTATTTTGGACATGTGGGCAATGGTGTGGGTGGATATTCCAACTTCTTTGTATATCCGGAGGAAAACATGGTTTTTTCAATATTAACCAATTGCACAGACCCAAAAATTCAGTCCCAACTGGATACAATTATTGATTTACTTATCTCTGCCGATAGTCCAATGGGCTAGATTTTACATTCAATTTTAACCCAAAAACTTAAAGGGTTGATGCATAAGGTTTTCATTCCCTTGGAACATTGTGTTGTGTATGTAAATCCATTAGCTTTATAAAAAAAGCGATGAAAAATTTTAAATCAACTTTATTTGCCCTCGGATGCAGTTTTTTTGCATTGACCATGAGTGCACAGGAAATAACTTCTTTCTCGGGAATATTCGGCCCGGAATTCTATCAGGACAAACAGAAATTGTCCTGGAAAGAAATTAATAAAATAATGTCCGAAAGCCAAGTTGCTCAGGTAAACTGGCAGAAATCAAAGAAACAAATGTTGGGAGGAATGGCCGCTGGAGTTGCTAATTTTGGTACTGCAATTTGGTTTTTGGTGAACGAAAATGATGATAAAAGTGTTACGGCACCTGCAATTGCCTTTGCCGGAACTGGAATTATTGGTTCAATTTTCTTTCATCATGCTATGAAGAATAAAAAGGAAGCTATTCTGAATTATAATGAAAGCGTAGGTAACGGAACTTCTTTCCGTATGGTGCCTGCCGTAAATGAAAATGGAGTAGGACTTGCCTTAAAATTTTAGTTAAGCTGATTTTCTAAAGGTCCGGAATTCAATTTTTTGACTTCCGGATTTTTTTTTGGCTTAATTTGAAGTCAGCTCGGTAAACAAGCTTTCAAGATTTTTGTTCTTTCGGCTTAGTTGAAGCGTTTTTAGTTCGTTGTCATGCGCGAAGTCAAAAACCACGGGGCGCATATCCCTAGAGGTATTAAAAGTGATTTCATAAACGAAACCTCCAGTATTCTTTACAAGGGTAACATTTGGTAATTTGTTTAGAAAAGCTTCTTCAACTCGGTAATCAAATTCCACTTCAATAATCTGTTCGTCTGCATCCCTTAGCTCGCTCAATTTTTTATCGGCAACCAGAACCCCTTTGTTAATTACAAGTACGCGGTCACAAACAGCTTCTACTTCTTTCATGATATGAGTAGAAAGAAGAATCGTTTTTTCTTTTCCTATTTCTTTTATGAGTTTTCTTATTTCTAGAAGTTGGTTCGGGTCAAGGCCTGTAGTGGGCTCATCTAAAACCAGCACTTCTGGGTCGTGCAAAAGGGCTGCAGCCAAGCCCACCCGTTGTCGGTAGCCTTTTGAAAGTTGTCCTATTTTCTTATGGGCTTCCGGTGTTAGGCCAGTTTGCCCAATGACTTCAGGAATTCTTGATTTGTTGGTTTTATAAACATCGGCATTAAATGCCAAGTATTCTTTTACGTACATATCTAAGTATAGCGGATTGTGCTCCGGTAGGTAGCCAATACTTTTTTGAACACTTTTCTTTTCATTTTTTACATCAAAGGAATTGACCTTCGCATCACCTTCATCAGCAGTGTAATAGGTAGTCAATATTTTCATCATGGTAGATTTTCCGGCTCCGTTTGGGCCTAGAAAACCTACTATTTCCCCTTTTTTCAGTTCAAAACTAACATTGTTCAAAGCTTTTTGAGTTCCGAAATTTTTAGTGATATTGCTTACGGTTATTGACATGATACGTTGTTGAAATATGATTCTTTACAAAGAACTATTTGCAAAGCTTTTTTATTGCTTTCTCAAAAATAAGCAATAAAGAGCTATTCACTATTTTAATTAAGACAGTAGGTTGTTGAATTCAAAAAATGATCAAGGTCTGATTGAGAGATACATATAAAACGGAAAAAAAAGTAATCTAAAGGTTTATTTTTAAATTTAATTATTACTTTAGCCGAAGTTTAAGTGTTATGACAAAGCAATTCTTTTTTAACGGTTTTTATTTTTACTTCTTTTTTAAGAGAGGTATGGGACTGTTGTAAAATATTGCATGATATAAACAAATTTAAGTCCCGTGAAAAACGGGACTTTTTTTGTTCAATACCTATTGGGAATTTAATTAAGAAAAGCGTCAGCACGAGTAAGAAAGTAGTTATGAAACTAAAAGTAGCCATTCAGGGAATCAAGGGTTCGAACCATCATCAAGTGGCTCGGGAATATTTTGACGATAATGTTGAAATGGTAGAGTGTATGTCTTTTGATTTTTTGGTAGATCAACTTTTGACAAAAAAGGCGGACGTTGGCGTAATGGCTATTGAGAATTCCATAGCAGGTTCTATAATACCTAATTATGCATTGGTATATCATAAGGATTTACATGTGGTTGGTGAACATTATTTAAATATTCATCATCATTTGATGGTGTTAAAAGGGCAGAAAATTTCTGATATTGAAGAAGTTCGCTCACACCCAATGGCACTGTTGCAGTGCAAAGAGTTTTTTGGTAAGTATCCGCATATAAAATTGGTGGAAGATGTAGATACGGCGGAGACTGCAAAGCGTATTCAAGATCAACAATTAATGAACATTGCGGCAATAGCACCCGAGGTTGCGGCCAGTTTATATGATTTGGACATCGTAGCGGACAACATACAGACCATTCAAAATAATGCAACCCGTTTTATTATTGTAAAGACAAAAAATAAAGAGCTTCCAAAAGCGGAAATAAACAAGGCATCGGTACGGTTTGTAACGGACCATAAACGCGGAAGTCTTGCTGCTGTGCTTAATGTTATGAGTGATTGTAGATTGAATTTAACCAAAATACAATCCTTGCCCATAATAGAGACCCCTTGGAAATATGCCTTTTTTGTGGATGTTACTTTTCCTGATTACATCAATTTTGATAAGGCAAAATCACTGTTGAACATCATGGCGGAGGATTTTAAGGTGTTGGGTGAATATAAAAATGCTAGAATATGATACGAACGGCAAATCGTTTACATACAGTTGAAGAATATTACTTCTCAAAGAAGCTTAGGGAAGTACGTGGTTTGATGGCCGAAGGGAGACCAATTATCAATATGGGTATTGGTAGTCCGGATTTGGCACCATCTGAAGCGATAATTAAAAGCATGCAAGAAGCAGTTTTGGAAGCCGGCGCGCACCAGTATCAAAGTTATCAGGGTTTGCCGGAATTGCGTGAGGCCGTAGCTGATTTTTACAGTCTAAAATTTGGGGTTGTACTAGATGCCTCAAGTGAGATTTTACCATTGATGGGGTCAAAAGAAGGTATCATGCATATAAGTATGGCTTTTTTGAATGAGGGAGATGTAGCTTTGATTCCTAATCCAGGGTATCCCACGTATACTTCGGTTACGAAATTGGTAGGAGCGGAAGCTAAATATTATAACCTAACGGCAGAAAGTGGATGGTTTCCGGATTTGGAAGAACTACAAGAGCATGATCTATCGAAAGTAAAAATCATGTGGACGAGTTATCCGCACATGCCAACAGGAGCAAAGGCTACCAAAGCCCAGTTTGAAAAGTTGATCGCTTTTGCCAAAAAGAATGATATTCTTTTGGTTAACGATAACCCGTACAGTTTTGTACTTAATAATTCTCCATCAAGCATTTTGTCCATAGATGGGGCAAAAGATGTTGCCTTAGAATTGAATTCATTGAGCAAGACCTTTAATATGGCAGGTTGGCGTGTAGGCATGGTCCTAGGTGGTACGGATCATATTAATGCTATCCTTAAAGTGAAGAGCAATATGGATTCAGGAATGTTCTACGGAATCCAAAAAGGAGCCATTGAAGCCCTAAAAAGCGGTCAGGAGTGGTTTGATAAGTTGAATGAGGTATATAGTACTAGAAGGGCATTGATGTATCAATTAGCGGACAAGTTGAATTGTACGTATGATACAGATGCCGTAGGAATGTTCGTTTGGGCCAAACTGCCCGAAGGAAGTAAGTCCGCAGAAGAATTCATAGACGAGGTGTTGTACGATAAGAATCTTTTCATAACACCGGGAACCATTTTTGGAAGTAATGGCGAAGGGTATATTAGATTTTCGCTATGCGTTACGGAGGATAAAATTAAGGAAGCAATTAGTCGGTTTTAGCAGGACCAAGAAGAGTTAATAGAATGAATGTTTTTATAATTGGAGTAGGGTTAATAGGTGGTTCCTTTGCGAAGGACATTAAACGTCTACGTCCAGAATGCAAAATTTACGGAGTAGATACGAGCGATTCACATTTGAGCGAGGCCTTAAGTTTGGGTTTTATTGATGTCGCATCTAGTTACGCTGATCTGCCCATTGCCGATATGGTGATTGTGACTATTCCGGTGGGAGTGATGGTTACGGAGCTTCCAAAGATATTGGATGCCGTTAATGATGATTGCGTAGTTTTTGATGGTGGATCTACCAAGAGTTTAATTTGTAAAACCTTGGATGCCCATCCAAAGCGAAGAAATTATTTGGCAGCACACCCCATTGCAGGTACTGAATTTTCAGGCCCGTCTGCAGCAATAGAAAATTTGTATGCAGGAAAGACCAATATTATCTGTGAAGTTGAGAAGACAGCTTTTAAGCTACAGGAAAGAGCATTAGAGCTTTTTCAACAGATAGGAATGCGCATAAGGTACATGAACCCTGAAGCACATGACAAACACATTGCATACGTGTCGCATTTGTCACATATCAGCGCTTTTATGTTGGGAAAGACCGTAATCGATAAAGAGAAAAATGAACGTGATATTTTTGACATGGCGGGCAGTGGTTTTGAAAGTACGGTTAGGCTAGCAAAGAGTTCTCCGGCCATGTGGACACCCATTTTTGAACAGAATAAAGAGAATGTGGTCGAGACATTGACCGAATATATACAGAACCTTCAGGAGTTTAAACAACTGTTGGAAAAAGGAGATTACACGGGAATTTTTAACGAAATGAACGACACAAATAAAATAAAGGAAATTTTAAACGGAATACCACTAAACAAGAAGTAATGGAGAATTCAAAAGAAATGAGAACATGGTTGGATGATATGGGTTTAGACCATCCACTAGTAATAGCAGGGCCATGTAGTGCTGAAACCGAAGAACAAGTGTTGCGTATTGCTCACGAGTTAAAAGATACCGACGTAAATTACTACCGTGCGGGTATCTGGAAACCAAGAACACGACCAGGAAACTTTGAAGGTGTTGGCGCACTTGGTTTAAAGTGGTTACAAAAGGTAAAGGCGGAAACCGGTTTAAAGACTGCTACAGAGGTAGCGAACCGTGCACACGTTGAGTTAGCGTTGGAACATGATGTAGATTTATTGTGGATCGGTGCACGTTCAACGGTTAGTCCGTTTATCATGCAAGAACTGGCAGATGCCTTAGAAGGTACAGACAAAATTGTATTGGTGAAAAACCCGGTAAACCCGGATCTAGCTTTATGGTTAGGTGGTATTGAGCGTTTGCATACGGCCGGAATCAGAAAATTGGGAGCTATTCATAGAGGTTTCTCTACGTATGAGAAAACAAAGTACAGAAACATTCCAGAATGGCAGTTGGCTATTGAGTTCCAAAACAAGTTCCCAGATTTGCCATTGATCAACGATCCATCTCACATTACAGGTAAGCGTGATATGATTTTTGATGTATCTCAAACGGCACTTGATCTAAACTTTGACGGTTTAATGATCGAGACTCATTATGATCCAGACAATGCATGGAGTGATGCTGCTCAGCAGGTTACACCAGAGAAATTGGTGCAAATCATGAGAGACTTAAAAATCAGGAAAGAATCTGATAGCGAAGCAGAATACAATGCCAAATTGAGCAACTTAAGAGCGCAGATAGATATTCTAGACAATCAGTTGATCGAGACTATGGGTAAGCGTATGAAAGTTTCCGATGGTATTGGCGAGTTGAAAAAACAAAAGAACGTTGCCGTTCTTCAGTCCAACCGTTGGAACCAAATCCTTGGAGCTATGATTCTTGAAGGAGAATCAAAAGGTTTGAGTGAAGAATTTGTTCTTAAAATGTTCAAGGCTATTCACCAAGAGTCCATCAATCACCAAGAGAAGATTGTAAACGCATAATTGTACGTTAGTAGAATAATAAATAACAACACGGCTTGCCTTTTGGTAAGCCGTGTTTTTTTGTTTTAGTCTCTTCGGAAAACGTAACGGGTAATGAAAATACCTTGAGAATCGCTGTCACCGGCATCGGCTTCCACACCACTAGTTACAAAGATAAGTTCCCAACCTTCTTTGAGCATATCCGTAAGTTTTGATGAGATAACCGCATCGTTGGCTGCTATGTTTTGAAAACGGATACCTGCAATATTATAAAAGTTGAGAAGCTTGGTTTCCTCAAAATTCTTTACTCTAATATTGCCTCTTTTTGATTTGTTTCTGCTGTTGTCTTCTTCTGTCTGTTCAGAAGTAAACTCCTCAAAATCTTTATCTTCCTGAGCGTCAATAATTCTAGATCTGCCTAATCCACTGGGTACTATAGATTCTACGCTGGTGATTATTTTTATCTCTTGTGCCGTAACCTCAAAGGTTGTAGCTATTAAAACAACGGTTAGTAATAGTAATTTTTTCATCATTTAATCTTTAGTTTTTTTGTTAAAGACAAGTAAGTGTCTCAAAAGGTTGCATTTATGAGCATAAATTAAGGAAAGAAACGGAATTGGTATTTTGAAAAGAACCTTTAAGACCGTCTGTTTTAAGGTGATAGTATAAAGTAAAGTTGTTTCTTTGTACTGAAATTGAAAATGAATGAAAGGAACTGTATATAAA from Zobellia alginiliquefaciens includes:
- a CDS encoding bifunctional 3-deoxy-7-phosphoheptulonate synthase/chorismate mutase type II; the protein is MENSKEMRTWLDDMGLDHPLVIAGPCSAETEEQVLRIAHELKDTDVNYYRAGIWKPRTRPGNFEGVGALGLKWLQKVKAETGLKTATEVANRAHVELALEHDVDLLWIGARSTVSPFIMQELADALEGTDKIVLVKNPVNPDLALWLGGIERLHTAGIRKLGAIHRGFSTYEKTKYRNIPEWQLAIEFQNKFPDLPLINDPSHITGKRDMIFDVSQTALDLNFDGLMIETHYDPDNAWSDAAQQVTPEKLVQIMRDLKIRKESDSEAEYNAKLSNLRAQIDILDNQLIETMGKRMKVSDGIGELKKQKNVAVLQSNRWNQILGAMILEGESKGLSEEFVLKMFKAIHQESINHQEKIVNA